The Persephonella atlantica genome includes a window with the following:
- the flgA gene encoding flagellar basal body P-ring formation chaperone FlgA — MEHSKAKLFLIFLIFFSFSYGETVIYLKNEVLLTKDRIYLSDIATVSSDNKALESFLSSIYISSLKKSRIITDRQIKERLKENSINPDSIKFVGRKVVVKRKIPVLDEGYLKERVASYLNKNYKNIRVKNIRCSLRPLKVENPVIKIYQRSKSSSHIYITANIFSGERKIRQINCTVKYSQLIDAVVAKKDLMRGQVISRSDVEIKKVEFEREIITDISTVEGAVTKTFIKEGKPIKTFMIQIDYPVKKRDYVRVVYDRNGIKIEITGIALENGVIGQSIKVKNSSTGKLLRCRVIGRGTVLFISGY; from the coding sequence TTGGAACACTCAAAAGCTAAGCTGTTTCTGATTTTTCTTATTTTTTTCTCTTTTAGTTACGGAGAAACAGTTATATACCTGAAAAATGAAGTACTGCTTACAAAGGACAGGATATACCTCTCTGACATTGCAACAGTAAGCTCAGACAATAAGGCTTTAGAATCGTTTTTAAGCAGTATATATATATCATCGCTAAAAAAAAGCAGAATTATAACAGACAGACAGATAAAGGAAAGACTGAAGGAAAACTCAATAAATCCCGATTCTATAAAATTTGTTGGAAGAAAAGTAGTAGTAAAGAGAAAAATACCTGTACTGGATGAAGGTTATCTAAAAGAAAGAGTTGCGTCATACCTCAACAAAAATTACAAAAATATAAGGGTAAAAAATATCAGATGTTCTCTCAGGCCATTAAAAGTGGAAAATCCTGTTATTAAAATTTATCAGAGGTCAAAAAGCAGTTCACATATATACATAACCGCGAATATCTTTTCTGGAGAAAGGAAAATAAGGCAGATAAACTGTACAGTAAAGTACTCACAGTTAATAGATGCTGTTGTGGCAAAAAAAGATTTGATGAGGGGTCAGGTAATTAGTAGGAGCGATGTAGAGATAAAAAAAGTGGAATTTGAGAGAGAAATAATAACGGATATCTCAACTGTGGAAGGAGCTGTAACAAAAACATTCATAAAAGAAGGAAAACCGATCAAGACTTTTATGATTCAGATAGATTACCCAGTAAAGAAAAGAGATTATGTGAGAGTGGTTTACGACCGAAATGGTATTAAGATAGAGATTACAGGTATAGCATTAGAAAATGGAGTAATAGGACAGAGCATAAAGGTAAAAAATTCATCAACAGGAAAGTTACTCAGATGCAGGGTGATAGGAAGAGGTACAGTCTTATTTATAAGTGGTTACTGA
- a CDS encoding MinD/ParA family protein — protein sequence MEEQAKGLLKKIKESGIKRNTKFVAVASGKGGVGKTNFAVNFSYVLSNEFDKKVLLIDADIGMANVHILVNVSTKKTLKDILNGEKIEDIIFSTRGFDVLPGFSGIDAINEVEDSTVFQFVQNLNDVSENYDYIIIDTAAGIDNKVISFIRASSKTYVITTPEPTAIMDAYALIKSMKKLYDYTDFRIVVNMARNEEEGINTFERIKSSVKKFLDLDIQLGGILPYTKNIHKTVKKKQIITEVYPSEKFVMKLKHIAAEEVGQPPPPVKEKFWDRVINFLRKD from the coding sequence ATGGAAGAACAGGCAAAAGGTCTGCTGAAGAAGATTAAAGAAAGTGGAATAAAAAGAAATACAAAGTTTGTAGCTGTAGCAAGTGGTAAAGGAGGAGTGGGAAAAACAAACTTTGCGGTAAACTTCTCTTATGTGTTATCAAATGAGTTTGACAAGAAAGTTTTACTTATTGATGCAGACATCGGAATGGCAAATGTTCATATTCTGGTCAATGTGAGTACAAAAAAAACGCTGAAAGATATTCTCAACGGAGAAAAGATAGAGGACATTATTTTTTCCACGAGGGGATTTGATGTTCTTCCCGGTTTTTCTGGCATTGATGCAATAAACGAGGTTGAAGACAGCACAGTTTTCCAGTTTGTTCAAAACCTCAACGATGTATCAGAAAATTATGACTACATCATAATTGATACAGCTGCAGGAATAGATAACAAAGTTATATCCTTTATCAGAGCTTCTTCGAAAACTTATGTTATAACAACCCCAGAACCTACAGCCATTATGGATGCATATGCTCTGATTAAGTCTATGAAAAAACTTTATGATTATACAGATTTCAGGATTGTTGTTAACATGGCAAGAAATGAAGAGGAAGGAATAAATACATTTGAAAGGATTAAAAGCTCTGTAAAAAAATTTCTTGACCTGGATATCCAGCTTGGAGGAATACTGCCTTACACAAAAAATATTCATAAAACAGTAAAGAAAAAGCAGATTATAACTGAAGTTTATCCTTCGGAAAAATTTGTTATGAAACTAAAACATATAGCTGCAGAGGAAGTAGGACAGCCACCTCCACCAGTTAAAGAAAAATTCTGGGACAGGGTTATAAACTTCCTGAGAAAAGATTGA
- the flhA gene encoding flagellar biosynthesis protein FlhA, which translates to MGETLNAIFNKLNQYSDAIIVVLIITILGAMVLPVPPFLLDILLTASITFSIVILMTTLYVRNPLQLSSFPSLLLIATLFRLSLNVATTRRILLHGHEGPDAAGHVIQAFGQFVVGGSYIVGAIVFVILVTINYIVITKGTERISEVAARFTLDAMPGKQMAIDADLNAGIIDEKEAQRRRIQIQKESDFYGAMDGASKFIRGDAVAGIIIAIVNIIGGLAIGILKHNMDVQTALQNFTLLTVGDGLVSQIPSLITSTAAGLMVTRAVSEENLGKEVFQQLTTFPKALYMASGSIFAMGIVPGMPFLPFVLLATLIGITAFMMSQLLKKKELKEAEEKAKELLKTAEEEEEKPEEMVPQPEPITFEIGYGLIPFVDESQNGEIIRRIKSLRKQLSKELGIIIPLVHIKDNLELKPGEYRILIRDIEVGGGEVYPDKLLAIDTGTTKGKIEGVKTKEPAFGLDAYWIDENQKDRAKMLGYTVVDVPTVIITHLSEIIKKNAYEVLGRSETKELVDSLASRYPVVKDIIPEQVPLNILHRVLQNLLRENIPVKDLLTIIETLSDNITKTNDPEILTEFARQSLSRMITSLYEKDGVLYALTLGPKTENHIMEKVQENGGSLPPFDPTFVQKFVQQLTQQSQQFIIKQATPVLLTSPATRRFVRKILEPYLPDFVILSYGEINPKVKVNILGVVDPYGD; encoded by the coding sequence ATGGGAGAGACCCTGAATGCTATCTTTAATAAGTTAAATCAATATTCTGATGCTATTATTGTTGTTCTGATAATTACCATTTTAGGGGCAATGGTTCTCCCTGTCCCTCCATTTTTGCTTGATATACTCCTTACTGCAAGTATAACCTTCTCCATTGTTATACTAATGACAACTCTATATGTCAGGAATCCATTACAGCTTTCTTCTTTTCCTTCACTTCTGTTGATAGCAACCCTTTTCAGACTGTCTTTAAATGTTGCTACGACAAGGAGAATCCTCCTACACGGGCACGAAGGCCCAGATGCAGCCGGGCATGTTATACAGGCTTTCGGCCAGTTTGTTGTTGGTGGAAGCTACATAGTTGGGGCAATAGTGTTTGTTATTCTGGTCACAATAAACTATATCGTGATAACAAAGGGAACTGAAAGGATTTCTGAGGTTGCGGCAAGATTTACACTTGACGCAATGCCAGGAAAACAGATGGCAATAGATGCAGACCTGAATGCAGGGATAATTGATGAAAAAGAAGCCCAGAGAAGAAGGATTCAGATACAGAAAGAATCTGACTTTTATGGAGCAATGGACGGTGCTTCCAAGTTTATAAGAGGAGATGCTGTTGCAGGTATTATTATTGCCATTGTTAACATAATAGGTGGACTTGCAATAGGAATACTCAAACACAACATGGATGTCCAGACTGCCCTCCAGAACTTTACACTCCTGACTGTAGGTGATGGTCTTGTGTCCCAGATACCTTCACTTATTACATCAACAGCAGCAGGACTGATGGTAACAAGGGCAGTATCAGAAGAAAACCTTGGGAAAGAAGTATTCCAGCAATTAACAACATTCCCGAAAGCTCTTTATATGGCTTCAGGCTCTATATTTGCAATGGGAATTGTTCCAGGAATGCCATTCCTGCCGTTTGTACTCCTTGCTACTTTGATAGGGATAACAGCATTTATGATGTCTCAGCTTCTTAAGAAAAAAGAGTTAAAAGAAGCCGAAGAAAAAGCAAAAGAGCTTTTAAAAACGGCAGAGGAGGAGGAAGAAAAACCGGAAGAAATGGTTCCCCAGCCTGAACCTATAACATTTGAGATAGGATATGGTCTGATTCCTTTTGTTGACGAATCCCAGAATGGGGAGATCATAAGGAGAATAAAGTCTCTAAGGAAACAGCTCTCAAAAGAGTTAGGTATAATAATACCCCTTGTTCATATAAAGGACAATCTTGAACTGAAACCTGGTGAGTATAGAATTCTTATCAGAGATATAGAAGTAGGTGGAGGGGAGGTCTATCCAGATAAACTCCTTGCCATAGATACAGGAACAACAAAAGGTAAGATAGAAGGGGTAAAGACAAAAGAACCGGCATTTGGTCTTGATGCCTACTGGATAGACGAAAACCAGAAAGACAGAGCCAAAATGTTAGGTTATACAGTTGTTGATGTTCCTACGGTAATAATAACTCATCTTTCAGAGATAATTAAGAAAAATGCATATGAAGTTCTTGGAAGGAGTGAAACAAAAGAGCTTGTTGACTCTCTTGCATCAAGATATCCTGTTGTGAAGGATATAATACCAGAACAGGTACCTCTGAACATTCTACACAGAGTATTACAAAATCTGCTGAGAGAAAATATTCCTGTTAAAGATCTGCTTACTATAATAGAAACTCTTTCTGACAACATAACAAAAACAAATGATCCAGAGATACTGACAGAGTTTGCAAGACAGTCCCTCAGCAGAATGATCACATCACTTTACGAAAAAGATGGTGTTCTGTATGCCCTTACACTGGGTCCTAAGACTGAAAATCACATCATGGAAAAGGTTCAGGAAAATGGTGGTTCACTTCCACCTTTTGATCCAACATTTGTTCAGAAGTTTGTACAGCAGCTAACACAGCAATCCCAGCAATTTATAATAAAGCAGGCAACCCCCGTCCTTTTAACCTCTCCTGCAACAAGGAGATTTGTTAGGAAAATCCTTGAACCTTATCTTCCTGATTTTGTTATCTTATCCTATGGTGAGATAAATCCGAAAGTAAAAGTAAACATACTGGGAGTAGTGGATCCGTATGGAGATTAG
- the fliM gene encoding flagellar motor switch protein FliM, translated as MSEEFLSQEEIDALLGGGEEEKKEEERKEPVAPFDFSQVEHIKKGGLPGFELIFERWIKAFREDVRKILPHVNMVTKENIYISRFQNFMLKIPLPSSYTIFSMRPLKENALLVVDSRLVFTVISILFGGPAKPFKVEGREFTKLEMRVVEDFINTALKSFEQVWDSFYPVMIEVKSIELNPSLARIVSPNEKVIIVECKMDIDGYEAPFFFCFPQSMFLPIKDIVYSQVAFAEDPVWRKNIEEKIYRLNVKLRLEFVKKKTRIKDILSWKKGTEIPLFVSREEELNLYVEDRLKFMAKLGKVKDRYAAMITKPVVEEE; from the coding sequence ATGTCTGAAGAATTCCTATCTCAGGAAGAGATAGATGCTTTACTTGGTGGAGGTGAAGAAGAAAAGAAAGAAGAGGAAAGAAAAGAACCAGTAGCTCCCTTTGACTTTTCACAGGTAGAACATATAAAAAAAGGTGGGCTTCCCGGATTTGAACTGATATTTGAACGGTGGATAAAAGCATTCAGGGAAGATGTGAGAAAGATACTCCCGCACGTTAATATGGTTACAAAAGAAAACATATACATATCAAGATTCCAGAACTTTATGCTCAAAATTCCCCTCCCCTCAAGTTACACAATTTTTTCTATGAGACCTCTAAAAGAAAATGCCCTTTTAGTTGTGGATTCAAGACTTGTATTTACTGTTATAAGTATTCTGTTTGGAGGACCAGCAAAACCTTTTAAAGTAGAAGGAAGAGAGTTTACAAAACTTGAGATGAGAGTTGTAGAGGATTTTATTAATACTGCTCTTAAATCATTTGAACAGGTATGGGACTCTTTTTATCCCGTAATGATAGAGGTAAAGTCTATCGAACTTAATCCAAGTCTTGCAAGAATAGTATCTCCAAACGAAAAGGTCATCATTGTTGAGTGTAAGATGGATATTGACGGATATGAAGCTCCATTTTTCTTCTGTTTTCCTCAGAGTATGTTTTTGCCAATAAAGGATATCGTTTATTCGCAGGTTGCTTTTGCTGAGGATCCAGTGTGGAGAAAAAATATAGAGGAAAAGATATATAGGCTTAATGTAAAGCTGAGACTTGAATTTGTGAAAAAAAAGACCAGAATAAAAGATATACTGAGCTGGAAAAAGGGAACAGAAATTCCTCTATTCGTATCAAGGGAAGAAGAACTAAATCTTTATGTGGAGGACAGACTCAAATTTATGGCAAAGCTGGGAAAAGTTAAAGACAGATATGCAGCTATGATAACAAAACCTGTAGTAGAAGAGGAGTAA
- a CDS encoding flagellar basal body P-ring protein FlgI: MLKKVLLFLIAINISFAGNLVKIKDEVDVVGVRPNYLIGYGIVVGLKGTGDGTTTKYTLISIANMLRKMGIYIDPAQVKTKNSAAVMVTANLPPFAKSGMRFDVTVASMGDAKDIGNGVLIRTPLFGPDGKVYAFAQGSVSTGGGFSESNKGGKITKNFPTTGIIVNGGIVERDLPFDFSKMKDITLILKRPDFSKAIQIQDTINRHFGQNIATALDATTVKVKYIINMEPVKMVGEILQLKIKTDTDPTIVIYERTGTVIMSGDIKIDAPVYVSHGNIYVSVEKKPVVSQPPPLSGGETVQTEEVKTTVTEEKGRIFAISSPRLKDLVEALNSMGVSPRDLIAIIQAIKNTGKLHAKIVIM; the protein is encoded by the coding sequence ATGCTGAAGAAAGTTTTACTTTTTCTTATTGCTATCAATATCTCTTTCGCTGGAAACCTGGTAAAGATAAAGGATGAGGTTGATGTTGTTGGAGTAAGACCAAATTATCTTATAGGTTATGGAATAGTAGTTGGTTTAAAAGGAACAGGAGATGGAACGACAACAAAATATACGTTGATAAGTATAGCTAACATGCTGAGAAAGATGGGTATATACATAGACCCTGCACAGGTGAAAACAAAAAATTCTGCAGCTGTAATGGTAACAGCTAACCTTCCGCCGTTTGCAAAATCTGGAATGCGTTTTGATGTTACCGTTGCATCAATGGGGGATGCGAAAGATATAGGAAACGGAGTTCTTATCAGAACACCTCTGTTTGGGCCTGATGGGAAGGTTTATGCTTTTGCTCAGGGATCTGTATCAACAGGTGGAGGTTTTTCTGAGTCAAATAAGGGAGGAAAAATAACAAAGAATTTTCCTACAACAGGTATTATAGTTAATGGTGGGATTGTGGAACGTGATCTTCCATTTGATTTCTCTAAAATGAAGGATATTACCCTTATCCTGAAAAGGCCAGATTTTTCAAAAGCTATCCAGATACAGGATACAATAAACAGGCATTTTGGACAGAATATTGCTACTGCTCTTGATGCGACAACAGTAAAAGTAAAATATATCATCAATATGGAGCCTGTTAAAATGGTAGGAGAAATTTTACAGCTCAAAATAAAAACAGATACAGATCCTACCATTGTTATATATGAAAGAACAGGGACTGTCATAATGAGCGGGGATATAAAGATAGATGCCCCAGTTTATGTTTCCCACGGCAACATATATGTTTCTGTTGAGAAAAAACCTGTTGTTTCTCAGCCTCCTCCTTTATCAGGTGGAGAAACAGTTCAGACAGAGGAGGTAAAAACAACAGTAACAGAAGAAAAAGGCAGAATATTTGCTATCAGTTCTCCCCGCCTGAAAGACCTCGTAGAAGCTCTGAACAGTATGGGAGTTTCTCCAAGAGACCTTATAGCAATCATTCAGGCTATAAAAAATACAGGGAAACTCCATGCAAAGATAGTAATAATGTAA
- a CDS encoding flagellar biosynthesis protein FlhF: MEIRIYEGYNLEELIQKAKEELGEDIKILHYETVEERKFLFFKGKKKYKLFVETTDEDDITEPVLRFEELLEKVEEIIDKKIQSSLPKTSQSMATPEGLPPHIKNSVYPVPTFNEFTGDAFGLLSKLTERGVSPDVAKKLVKEGCGLDIDTNKWDLNTITEKEALIKGIKKYIKFTGAVDRDGENLKIFAFVGPTGVGKTTNLFKIASQLVIDRKKKVAVISTDTFKVGASHQARTYANILNIPFYSVSESKKLRSTVEQLKGFDFILIDTVGRSHYDYWRLGEIKEILGGIGEEIQNILVISCNFKDEDAFEVVHKYQTFFHISSLFFTKIDETLKPGILLNLPVETRLPVSYISTGQRVPEDLKILTPELISSYILGENGG, encoded by the coding sequence ATGGAGATTAGAATATACGAAGGTTATAACTTAGAAGAATTAATACAGAAAGCAAAAGAAGAACTTGGAGAAGATATAAAAATACTCCATTACGAAACAGTGGAAGAACGGAAATTCCTGTTTTTTAAAGGGAAAAAAAAGTATAAACTGTTTGTTGAAACAACTGATGAGGACGACATAACAGAACCTGTCCTCAGATTTGAAGAACTTTTGGAAAAGGTTGAAGAAATAATAGACAAAAAGATTCAGAGTTCTTTACCAAAGACATCACAGAGTATGGCAACACCTGAAGGTTTACCTCCTCATATAAAAAATAGCGTTTATCCTGTTCCTACATTTAATGAGTTTACAGGAGATGCTTTTGGTTTACTCAGTAAACTTACAGAAAGAGGTGTTAGTCCGGACGTTGCAAAAAAGTTAGTAAAAGAAGGTTGTGGATTGGATATTGATACAAACAAATGGGATCTGAATACAATAACAGAAAAGGAAGCATTGATAAAAGGAATCAAGAAATATATAAAGTTTACAGGAGCAGTTGATAGGGATGGAGAAAATCTGAAAATATTTGCCTTTGTTGGTCCAACAGGTGTTGGTAAAACCACAAATCTTTTTAAAATAGCTTCACAGCTTGTTATAGATAGAAAAAAGAAGGTTGCCGTTATCAGCACAGATACATTTAAGGTTGGGGCTTCCCATCAGGCAAGAACCTATGCAAACATCCTCAATATTCCTTTTTATTCTGTTTCTGAGTCTAAAAAACTGAGATCAACAGTGGAACAACTGAAAGGCTTTGATTTTATTCTGATAGACACGGTAGGAAGAAGTCATTATGACTACTGGCGGTTGGGAGAGATAAAAGAGATACTGGGAGGAATAGGAGAAGAGATACAGAACATCCTTGTTATCAGCTGTAACTTTAAGGATGAAGACGCATTTGAGGTTGTCCACAAATACCAGACATTTTTCCACATCTCCTCACTGTTTTTCACGAAGATAGATGAGACACTGAAGCCGGGAATACTTCTAAATCTTCCTGTTGAGACAAGGCTCCCTGTTTCATACATAAGTACAGGGCAGAGAGTTCCAGAAGACCTGAAAATTCTGACACCTGAACTGATATCTTCCTACATCTTAGGTGAAAACGGAGGATAG
- the flgG gene encoding flagellar basal-body rod protein FlgG codes for MIRALWTSASGMQAQQTNLDVISHNIANVNTVGFKRSRANFEDLIYQDIKDPGVMSSNETRVPSGIQIGLGVKLSDVSKIFTQGSLIKTDKQLDIAIQGEGFFKIELPGGGEAYTRAGNFQIDNEGYVVTPNGYRLSPNIQIASPETLISINISPNGKVYAVRNEGGQQTVEELTDIKLYKFINPAGLKAIGENLFVRTEASGDPIEGDPNTDGFGKLAQGFLEASNVNIVEEMVNLIVAQRAYEINSKGIITADEMLRTVGTLKS; via the coding sequence ATGATAAGAGCATTATGGACTTCAGCATCAGGAATGCAGGCGCAGCAGACAAACCTTGATGTTATATCCCACAATATAGCAAACGTTAACACAGTAGGTTTTAAAAGGAGCAGAGCGAACTTTGAAGACCTCATATATCAGGACATAAAAGATCCAGGTGTTATGAGCTCAAACGAAACAAGGGTTCCTTCTGGAATACAGATAGGTTTAGGTGTTAAACTGTCTGACGTTTCAAAGATTTTTACTCAGGGGAGTCTTATAAAAACAGACAAACAGTTAGATATTGCTATACAGGGAGAGGGTTTTTTCAAGATAGAGCTTCCAGGTGGAGGAGAAGCGTACACCAGAGCTGGAAATTTCCAGATAGACAACGAAGGTTATGTGGTAACACCTAATGGATACAGGTTATCTCCCAATATACAGATTGCTTCCCCTGAAACCCTTATAAGCATAAATATAAGTCCAAATGGAAAGGTTTATGCTGTAAGAAACGAAGGCGGTCAGCAGACAGTAGAAGAACTTACAGACATAAAACTGTACAAATTTATAAATCCTGCAGGCTTAAAAGCAATAGGGGAAAACCTTTTCGTTAGGACAGAAGCATCAGGAGACCCTATTGAGGGAGACCCAAATACAGATGGTTTTGGTAAACTTGCACAGGGATTCCTTGAGGCTTCAAATGTGAACATTGTTGAAGAGATGGTGAACCTTATTGTTGCCCAGAGAGCTTACGAGATAAACTCTAAAGGCATAATAACAGCGGATGAGATGCTCAGGACTGTTGGAACACTCAAAAGCTAA
- a CDS encoding flagellar hook-basal body protein yields MALNFQPIYVLASGGERAIENLNVVSNNLANINTPGFKKLMLREMSQYLPENKGDSSHLFVFPRFNDTPVMTTQGNLIKTDSILDFAIFGDGFFAVETPNGIKYTRNGHFLRNGEGYIVDSNGNYVLNSQGKRIQIADTTHQIKVLNDGTIYVGTENVGKLMIKNFSAVRPDSESYYIPDTQKNAVEIPAKYSVKQGYLEQSNVNGIKAMIELINAQRRFEIYGNLMRSLDQMEQKSNEIGRA; encoded by the coding sequence ATGGCTCTCAACTTTCAACCTATATACGTTCTTGCTTCCGGTGGAGAAAGAGCTATTGAAAATCTGAATGTGGTATCCAACAACCTTGCCAACATAAACACGCCAGGATTTAAGAAGCTTATGCTCAGGGAGATGAGCCAGTATTTACCAGAAAACAAAGGTGATTCTTCTCACCTGTTTGTTTTTCCGAGATTTAACGACACACCTGTTATGACAACACAGGGAAATCTGATAAAAACAGACAGCATACTGGATTTTGCCATATTTGGTGATGGTTTTTTTGCCGTTGAAACACCAAATGGTATTAAGTACACAAGAAATGGACATTTTTTGAGGAATGGGGAAGGATATATCGTTGATTCTAACGGAAACTACGTTCTGAACAGTCAGGGCAAAAGGATACAGATTGCAGATACAACCCATCAGATAAAAGTGTTAAATGATGGAACTATATATGTGGGAACAGAGAATGTAGGAAAGTTGATGATAAAAAATTTCTCAGCAGTAAGACCAGACTCAGAAAGCTATTACATACCAGACACTCAAAAAAATGCAGTTGAAATCCCTGCAAAATACTCTGTAAAACAGGGCTATCTGGAACAGTCAAATGTAAACGGAATAAAAGCAATGATTGAGCTTATAAATGCCCAGAGGAGATTTGAGATTTACGGAAACCTAATGAGAAGTCTTGACCAGATGGAGCAAAAAAGCAATGAAATAGGAAGAGCTTAA
- a CDS encoding flagellar basal body L-ring protein FlgH, producing MKPFEPVPPEIISEKPNSPPGSLYTGVTSTNLFSDDKAYQVGDVITIKVIENISGSGSANSQSSRDTSVDLDFPSPVLMGKPLIKKTPIAGMKAGSKNNFKGTGKTDRKARLIATISARVVKVYPNGNLFIVGKKIIKINEDEQVLRISGIVEPTSIEQDNSILSSRISDMYIEYNGKGFIADNQRPGWLAQFLSKIWPF from the coding sequence TTGAAGCCTTTTGAGCCAGTTCCTCCTGAGATTATATCTGAGAAACCCAATTCTCCTCCCGGTTCCCTTTATACTGGAGTAACATCAACAAATCTATTTTCAGATGATAAAGCCTATCAGGTGGGAGATGTTATAACGATAAAAGTTATTGAAAATATATCAGGTTCAGGCAGTGCAAACAGTCAGTCAAGTAGAGATACATCTGTAGATTTAGATTTTCCTTCTCCTGTACTTATGGGTAAACCACTTATAAAAAAGACGCCGATAGCAGGAATGAAGGCAGGTTCAAAAAACAATTTCAAAGGGACAGGTAAAACAGACAGAAAAGCGAGACTGATAGCTACTATATCAGCAAGAGTAGTAAAAGTTTATCCTAACGGGAATCTGTTTATCGTTGGAAAGAAGATTATAAAGATTAATGAAGACGAGCAGGTTTTGAGAATTTCAGGTATTGTTGAACCTACAAGTATAGAGCAGGACAACTCCATACTGTCTTCAAGGATATCTGATATGTACATAGAGTATAACGGCAAGGGATTTATAGCAGATAATCAGCGTCCCGGTTGGCTTGCCCAGTTTCTATCAAAAATATGGCCTTTTTAG
- the fliN gene encoding flagellar motor switch protein FliN has translation MAEEEKKDIEQEESKSEDHSEEEVDQEKLAEEWAKMAEESKQEKSEEIDQEKLAEEWAKMAEEGKEESKEEEVPQTELMEKEKLDLLMDIPLEISVEIGSTTMPLEEVLKLNPNSIVELDRYINQPVDIKVNGKLIARGELYTVDNNFGIKITSIVTVQERMKLLTDSES, from the coding sequence ATGGCAGAAGAAGAAAAAAAGGATATAGAGCAGGAAGAGTCAAAATCAGAGGATCATTCTGAAGAAGAAGTTGATCAGGAGAAGTTAGCTGAGGAATGGGCGAAAATGGCTGAAGAGAGCAAACAGGAAAAATCTGAAGAGATTGACCAGGAAAAACTGGCAGAAGAGTGGGCAAAGATGGCTGAAGAAGGAAAAGAAGAATCAAAAGAAGAGGAAGTTCCACAGACAGAGCTGATGGAAAAAGAAAAGTTAGACCTCCTTATGGACATTCCCCTTGAAATATCTGTGGAGATAGGGAGTACAACAATGCCTCTTGAAGAGGTGCTTAAACTCAACCCCAACAGTATTGTTGAACTTGACAGGTACATAAATCAGCCTGTTGACATAAAGGTAAATGGAAAGCTTATAGCGAGAGGAGAGCTTTACACGGTCGACAACAACTTTGGTATTAAAATCACCAGTATTGTAACAGTTCAGGAAAGGATGAAACTTCTCACAGACAGTGAGTCCTAA
- a CDS encoding rod-binding protein: MLDPKIRPYWDVKDISQINSAEEVAKEFEAIFVRMILKEFRKSLNGGIFSNSFAYKMYTDMFDMQIAEAVSSSDKLGLKQYIMNAIKTYQRYSGE; the protein is encoded by the coding sequence ATGTTGGATCCAAAGATAAGACCTTACTGGGATGTAAAGGATATATCCCAGATAAACTCTGCAGAAGAAGTGGCTAAAGAGTTTGAGGCTATATTTGTGAGGATGATACTGAAAGAGTTCAGAAAGAGTCTAAATGGAGGAATATTTTCAAACTCTTTTGCCTATAAAATGTACACAGATATGTTTGATATGCAGATAGCAGAAGCAGTTTCTTCTTCTGACAAACTGGGACTGAAACAGTATATAATGAATGCGATAAAAACCTATCAAAGGTATTCTGGAGAATAA